In Paenibacillus kyungheensis, the following are encoded in one genomic region:
- the rplV gene encoding 50S ribosomal protein L22 produces the protein MQAKAHAKFVRIAPRKVQLVVDLIRGKQVGEAIAILRHTPKSASPIVEKLLNSAIANAEFISSEKELTFDVNNLVISQVYVNQGPTLKRFRPRAMGRASKINKRTSHISLVVAEK, from the coding sequence ATGCAAGCGAAAGCACACGCAAAGTTTGTACGCATCGCTCCGCGTAAAGTTCAATTAGTAGTTGACTTGATCCGCGGTAAGCAAGTTGGAGAAGCGATCGCAATTCTGCGTCATACGCCGAAATCCGCATCCCCAATTGTTGAGAAGCTTCTTAACTCCGCAATTGCCAACGCTGAGTTTATTAGCTCAGAAAAAGAGTTGACTTTTGATGTTAACAACTTGGTAATTTCCCAGGTTTACGTTAACCAAGGACCAACACTGAAACGTTTCCGCCCTCGTGCAATGGGACGTGCAAGTAAAATTAACAAACGCACCAGCCATATTTCTTTGGTGGTAGCTGAAAAATAA
- the rpsS gene encoding 30S ribosomal protein S19 yields the protein MSRSLKKGPFVDGYLLKKVEVLNEDDKKVVIKTWSRRSTIFPQFIGHTFAVYDGRKHVPVYVTEDMVGHKLGEFAPTRTYKGHANDDRKTRR from the coding sequence ATGAGCCGTAGTCTTAAAAAAGGTCCTTTCGTGGACGGGTACTTGCTTAAAAAAGTAGAAGTATTGAACGAAGACGATAAAAAAGTCGTAATCAAAACTTGGTCCCGTCGCTCGACGATTTTCCCACAATTTATCGGACATACATTCGCTGTTTATGATGGTCGCAAACATGTACCGGTATATGTAACGGAAGATATGGTCGGACACAAGCTTGGTGAGTTCGCACCAACTCGTACGTACAAAGGTCATGCTAATGACGACAGAAAAACAAGACGTTAA
- the rplB gene encoding 50S ribosomal protein L2, protein MPIKKYKPTSPARRNMSVSTFEEITTNQPEKSLLAPLFKRAGRNNQGKITVRHHGGGHKRKYRIIDFKRTKDGIPGNVATIEYDPNRTSNIALIHYADGEKRYIIAPKGLKVGDQIFSGVGSDIKIGNCLPLENIPVGTVIHNIELKPGKGGQLVRAAGTEAQLLGKEEKYVSIRLSSGEVRRVLKVCRATIGSVGNEDHELIKIGKAGRNRWLGKRPQVRGVVMNPNDHPHGGGEGKAPIGRKSPMSPWGKPTLGYKTRKKGKASDQYIIRRRTK, encoded by the coding sequence GTGCCAATTAAAAAGTACAAACCGACATCCCCGGCTCGTCGTAACATGAGTGTTTCTACATTCGAAGAGATTACAACGAACCAACCGGAGAAATCGTTGTTGGCTCCTCTTTTCAAAAGAGCAGGCCGCAACAACCAAGGTAAAATTACAGTTCGTCACCACGGCGGCGGACACAAACGTAAATACCGTATCATTGACTTCAAACGTACTAAAGATGGAATACCAGGTAACGTTGCTACAATCGAGTACGATCCAAACCGTACTTCTAACATTGCTCTGATCCACTATGCTGATGGAGAGAAACGTTACATTATCGCTCCTAAAGGATTAAAAGTTGGAGATCAAATTTTCTCTGGCGTAGGATCTGATATCAAAATCGGTAACTGCCTTCCATTGGAAAACATTCCAGTTGGTACAGTTATTCACAATATCGAATTAAAACCAGGTAAAGGTGGTCAGCTTGTTCGCGCAGCTGGTACGGAAGCTCAATTACTTGGTAAAGAAGAAAAATATGTCTCCATTCGCCTTTCTTCTGGTGAAGTACGTCGCGTACTTAAAGTATGTCGTGCTACAATCGGATCTGTTGGTAATGAAGATCATGAATTGATTAAAATCGGTAAAGCCGGTCGTAATCGCTGGTTGGGCAAACGTCCACAAGTTCGAGGCGTAGTAATGAACCCTAATGATCACCCACACGGTGGTGGTGAAGGTAAAGCTCCAATCGGACGTAAATCTCCAATGTCTCCATGGGGTAAACCTACTCTTGGATACAAAACTCGTAAAAAAGGTAAGGCTTCCGATCAATACATCATTCGCCGCCGCACGAAGTAA
- the rplW gene encoding 50S ribosomal protein L23 — translation MKDPRDIIKRPVITERTAEYMSELKYAFEVDIRSNKTEVKKAIEEIFKVKVSKVNTLRMPAKPKRYGRHSGYTSEWKKAIVTLAPESKPLEFFESVE, via the coding sequence ATGAAAGATCCTCGTGATATTATTAAGCGTCCGGTAATTACTGAGCGCACTGCCGAGTACATGAGTGAACTGAAATATGCTTTCGAAGTAGACATTCGTTCTAATAAAACGGAAGTTAAAAAGGCAATTGAAGAAATTTTCAAAGTGAAAGTGTCTAAAGTAAACACTCTTCGCATGCCTGCTAAACCGAAACGTTATGGACGTCATTCCGGCTACACTTCCGAATGGAAGAAAGCTATCGTGACTTTGGCTCCAGAAAGTAAACCGCTTGAGTTTTTTGAATCTGTAGAGTAA
- the rplD gene encoding 50S ribosomal protein L4 — MPKVALYSIDGSQVGEVELSDSVFGIEPNTHVLHDAVIMQRASLRQGNHKVKGRSEVRGGGRKPWKQKGTGRARQGSTRSPQWKGGGVVFGPTPRSYAYKLPKKVRRLAIKSALSSKVVANEIIVLDALSFSAPKTKEFAAILNNLKVDRKVLIVTPSYDDNVALSARNIPGVKFVAADGVNVLDVLTYDKLILTKDAVHKVEEVFA, encoded by the coding sequence ATGCCAAAAGTAGCACTTTATAGTATCGACGGTAGCCAAGTTGGCGAAGTTGAATTGAGTGATTCCGTATTCGGTATCGAACCTAACACTCATGTGCTTCATGATGCAGTCATTATGCAACGTGCTTCCCTTCGTCAAGGTAATCACAAAGTAAAAGGACGCTCTGAAGTTCGTGGTGGTGGACGTAAACCATGGAAACAAAAAGGAACAGGACGCGCGCGTCAAGGTTCTACTCGTTCTCCACAATGGAAAGGCGGCGGCGTAGTATTTGGACCGACTCCACGCAGCTATGCTTACAAACTGCCTAAAAAAGTTCGTCGTTTAGCGATCAAATCTGCTTTATCTTCTAAAGTAGTAGCTAACGAAATCATCGTTTTGGATGCACTAAGCTTTAGCGCACCGAAAACAAAAGAGTTCGCAGCAATTTTGAACAACCTGAAAGTAGATCGCAAAGTATTGATCGTAACTCCTAGTTATGATGATAATGTTGCACTATCTGCTCGTAATATCCCAGGTGTTAAATTCGTTGCAGCTGACGGCGTTAATGTTCTAGACGTACTTACGTACGATAAGCTGATCCTTACTAAGGATGCAGTTCACAAGGTAGAGGAGGTGTTCGCGTAA
- the rplC gene encoding 50S ribosomal protein L3, which yields MKGILGRKLGMTQVFTAEGNVIPVTVIEAGPCVVLQKKDLENDGYEAVQIGFADKKASRSNKPEAGHATKANTVPKRYVREIRGVDLANVEVGQELKADLFAQGEFVDVTGISKGKGFAGVIKRWGQSRGPMSHGSRYHRRPGSMGSIQANRVPKGKRLPGHMGHDTVTIQRLEVIRVDAERNVILVKGSIPGAKNSYVKVRETVKK from the coding sequence ATGAAAGGTATCTTAGGAAGAAAACTGGGTATGACTCAAGTCTTTACCGCGGAAGGTAACGTAATTCCTGTAACGGTTATCGAAGCTGGACCATGTGTGGTTCTGCAGAAGAAAGACCTGGAAAATGACGGATACGAAGCGGTACAAATCGGTTTTGCTGATAAAAAAGCAAGCAGATCTAACAAACCGGAAGCAGGACACGCTACTAAAGCGAATACTGTGCCTAAGCGCTACGTTCGCGAAATTCGCGGTGTTGACCTCGCTAATGTCGAGGTTGGCCAGGAACTCAAAGCAGACTTGTTTGCTCAAGGTGAGTTCGTTGACGTAACGGGTATTTCTAAAGGTAAAGGTTTTGCCGGCGTTATCAAACGTTGGGGCCAAAGCCGCGGACCAATGTCTCACGGTTCCCGTTATCATCGCAGACCAGGTTCAATGGGTTCTATCCAAGCGAACCGTGTACCGAAAGGTAAACGTCTGCCAGGTCACATGGGTCATGATACAGTAACGATCCAACGCCTCGAAGTTATCAGAGTAGATGCTGAACGTAACGTAATTCTCGTTAAAGGCTCTATCCCTGGTGCTAAAAATAGTTATGTAAAAGTAAGAGAAACGGTTAAAAAATAA
- the rpsJ gene encoding 30S ribosomal protein S10 — protein MAKQKIRIRLKAYDHRILDQSAEKIVETAKRSGAGVSGPIPLPTEKQIITVLRAVHKYKDSREQFEQRTHKRLIDIVNPTPQTVDALMRLDLPSGVDIEIKL, from the coding sequence ATGGCAAAGCAAAAAATTCGTATTCGTTTAAAAGCATACGATCATAGAATTCTTGATCAATCCGCAGAGAAAATCGTTGAAACAGCTAAACGTTCTGGCGCAGGAGTATCTGGACCAATTCCGCTTCCTACTGAAAAACAGATTATCACTGTTCTTCGTGCGGTTCATAAATACAAGGATTCTCGTGAGCAATTCGAGCAACGTACACATAAACGTTTGATCGATATTGTTAACCCAACTCCACAAACTGTGGATGCATTGATGCGTTTGGACTTACCGTCTGGCGTAGATATCGAAATTAAATTATAA
- the tuf gene encoding elongation factor Tu: MAKAKFERNKTHVNIGTIGHVDHGKTTLTAAITTVLSKTYGGAAVAFDQIDKAPEERERGITISTAHVEYETPNRHYAHVDCPGHADYVKNMITGAAQMDGAILVVSAADGPMPQTREHILLSRQVGVPYIVVFLNKCDMVEDEELLELVEMEVRDLLNEYEFPGDDTPITRGSAREALANPDGEWAKKIVEMFEEIDTYIPDPERDTDKPFLMPVEDVFSITGRGTVATGRVERGTVKVGEEIEIVGIHEETKKSVVTGVEMFRKLLDSAQAGDNIGALLRGVERSQIERGQVLSKPGTVKPHTEFTAQVYVLTKEEGGRHKPFFTGYRPQFYFRTTDVTGVISLPEGTEMVMPGDNITVTVSLINPIAIEEGTRFAIREGGRTVGAGAVASIQK, translated from the coding sequence ATGGCAAAGGCTAAATTTGAACGTAATAAAACGCACGTTAACATCGGAACTATTGGTCACGTCGATCATGGTAAAACAACTTTGACTGCTGCAATCACAACTGTATTGTCTAAAACTTACGGTGGTGCTGCTGTAGCATTTGATCAAATCGATAAAGCTCCAGAAGAGCGCGAACGCGGTATCACAATCTCAACTGCACACGTTGAGTACGAAACACCTAACCGTCACTATGCACACGTTGACTGCCCAGGTCACGCCGATTACGTTAAAAACATGATCACTGGTGCTGCACAAATGGACGGAGCGATCTTGGTTGTATCTGCAGCTGACGGTCCTATGCCACAAACTCGCGAGCACATCTTGTTGTCTCGTCAAGTAGGCGTACCTTACATCGTTGTATTCTTAAACAAATGCGACATGGTTGAAGACGAAGAGCTTTTGGAATTGGTTGAAATGGAAGTACGCGACCTTCTTAACGAATATGAGTTCCCTGGTGACGATACTCCAATCACTCGTGGATCTGCTCGTGAAGCATTGGCTAACCCTGATGGCGAATGGGCTAAAAAAATCGTTGAAATGTTTGAAGAAATCGATACTTACATTCCAGATCCAGAGCGCGACACTGACAAACCTTTCTTGATGCCTGTTGAGGATGTATTCTCGATCACTGGTCGTGGTACAGTTGCAACTGGTCGTGTAGAGCGTGGTACTGTTAAAGTCGGCGAAGAGATCGAAATCGTTGGTATCCATGAAGAAACTAAAAAATCCGTTGTTACAGGCGTAGAGATGTTCCGTAAATTGTTGGATTCCGCACAAGCGGGCGACAACATCGGCGCATTGTTGCGTGGTGTAGAGCGTAGCCAAATCGAACGTGGTCAAGTACTTTCTAAACCAGGTACTGTTAAACCTCATACTGAGTTCACTGCTCAAGTATACGTTTTGACTAAAGAAGAAGGCGGGCGTCACAAACCTTTCTTCACTGGTTACCGTCCACAGTTCTACTTCCGTACAACTGACGTAACTGGCGTTATTTCTTTACCAGAAGGTACTGAAATGGTTATGCCTGGTGATAACATCACTGTTACTGTATCCCTAATCAATCCAATCGCGATTGAAGAAGGTACACGTTTCGCTATTCGCGAAGGTGGACGTACAGTAGGCGCTGGCGCTGTAGCATCTATCCAAAAATAA
- the fusA gene encoding elongation factor G → MAKREFSLENTRNIGIMAHIDAGKTTTTERILFYTGRTHKIGEVHEGAATMDWMEQEQERGITITSAATTAQWRGYRVNIIDTPGHVDFTVEVERSLRVLDGAVGVFSAKEGVEPQSETVWRQADRYGVPRIAYVNKMDIIGADYLNVVKDMRERLQANAVAIQLPIGAENDFVGIIDIIEQTAIEYQDDLGRDPVSIEIPEDLKATVEELRADLIERVAELDEDLMMKYLEGEEPTVAEIKAALRKGVCDVKIFPVICGSSYRNKGVQPMLDAVIDYLPAPTDVPAIKGLHEDGTEAVRHSSDEEPFSALAFKIMTDPYVGKLTFFRVYSGVLQSGSYVLNATKGKRERIGRILQMHANARQEISEVFSGDIAAAVGLKDTGTGDTLCDEKETVILESMNFPDPVIELAVEPKTKADQDKMGIALSKLTEEDPTLRAHTDEETGQTILAGMGELHLEIIVDRMRREFKVDTNVGKPQVAYRETFRQPARVEGKFVRQSGGRGQYGHVWVEFEPLEAGTGSQFESKVVGGSVPREYIGPALQGIEEAMKNGVLAGFPLVDVKATVVDGSYHDVDSNEMAFKIAGSMALKAAKDKCRPVLLEPLMKVEVTVPEEYMGDVMGMLNSRRGRIEGMDSRGGTQIIRAKVPLSEMFGYSTTLRSGTQGRGVFSMELSHYEEVPKSIADEISSKANG, encoded by the coding sequence ATGGCAAAAAGAGAGTTCTCCTTAGAAAATACACGTAATATTGGTATCATGGCTCATATCGATGCTGGTAAAACTACCACTACAGAACGTATCTTGTTCTATACAGGCCGTACGCACAAAATCGGTGAAGTTCACGAAGGCGCTGCTACAATGGACTGGATGGAACAAGAGCAAGAGCGCGGGATCACTATTACGTCCGCAGCTACTACGGCTCAGTGGAGAGGCTACCGCGTTAATATCATTGATACTCCAGGTCACGTTGACTTTACAGTTGAAGTTGAACGTTCCCTGCGTGTATTGGACGGAGCAGTAGGCGTATTTAGTGCAAAAGAGGGTGTAGAACCACAATCCGAGACTGTTTGGAGACAAGCAGATCGTTATGGTGTACCTCGTATAGCATATGTTAATAAAATGGATATTATTGGTGCTGACTACCTTAACGTTGTTAAAGACATGCGTGAACGTCTGCAAGCGAACGCAGTAGCGATTCAATTGCCGATCGGCGCAGAGAATGACTTCGTTGGTATTATCGATATCATCGAGCAAACAGCTATCGAATATCAAGATGATCTTGGACGCGATCCAGTATCTATCGAAATTCCAGAAGATCTTAAAGCAACAGTTGAAGAACTGCGTGCTGACTTGATCGAAAGAGTTGCAGAACTAGATGAAGATCTAATGATGAAATACCTTGAAGGAGAAGAGCCAACAGTCGCTGAGATTAAGGCTGCTCTACGTAAAGGTGTTTGTGACGTTAAAATCTTCCCTGTAATCTGTGGTTCTTCTTACCGTAACAAAGGTGTTCAACCTATGTTGGATGCTGTTATCGACTACCTTCCGGCTCCTACGGATGTACCGGCAATTAAAGGTTTGCACGAAGACGGCACAGAGGCAGTTCGTCATTCTTCGGATGAAGAGCCATTCTCTGCACTAGCGTTCAAAATTATGACAGACCCTTACGTGGGTAAACTTACGTTCTTCCGCGTATATTCTGGCGTATTGCAATCCGGTTCTTACGTTCTTAATGCTACTAAAGGCAAACGCGAACGTATTGGTCGTATCCTGCAAATGCATGCTAACGCTCGTCAAGAGATCAGCGAAGTTTTCTCCGGTGATATCGCGGCAGCTGTTGGTTTGAAAGATACAGGTACAGGTGATACACTGTGTGATGAGAAAGAAACTGTTATCTTGGAGTCAATGAACTTCCCTGATCCAGTTATCGAACTCGCAGTTGAACCAAAAACAAAAGCTGACCAAGATAAAATGGGTATTGCTTTGTCCAAATTGACTGAAGAAGATCCAACTCTTCGTGCTCATACGGATGAAGAAACTGGCCAAACAATCTTGGCGGGTATGGGTGAGCTTCACCTTGAAATCATCGTTGACCGTATGCGTCGCGAATTCAAAGTGGACACTAACGTAGGTAAACCTCAGGTTGCTTATCGTGAAACATTCCGTCAACCAGCTCGCGTCGAGGGTAAATTTGTTCGTCAATCCGGTGGTCGTGGTCAATACGGTCATGTATGGGTTGAGTTCGAACCTCTTGAAGCAGGTACTGGTAGTCAGTTCGAAAGTAAAGTTGTCGGTGGTTCAGTACCAAGAGAATACATTGGTCCTGCACTACAAGGTATTGAAGAAGCTATGAAGAACGGTGTTCTTGCTGGTTTCCCACTAGTAGACGTAAAAGCTACTGTAGTGGACGGATCTTATCATGATGTCGATTCCAATGAGATGGCATTTAAAATTGCCGGATCTATGGCGCTTAAAGCTGCAAAAGACAAATGTCGTCCTGTATTGCTTGAGCCACTCATGAAAGTTGAAGTAACAGTACCTGAAGAATACATGGGTGATGTTATGGGTATGTTAAACTCTCGTCGTGGCCGTATCGAAGGTATGGATTCACGCGGTGGTACTCAAATCATTCGTGCAAAAGTACCTTTATCTGAAATGTTTGGATATTCCACAACACTTCGTTCTGGTACACAAGGTCGCGGTGTGTTCTCAATGGAACTTTCTCATTATGAAGAAGTACCTAAGAGCATCGCTGACGAAATTAGCTCCAAAGCAAACGGCTAA